The Neovison vison isolate M4711 chromosome 10, ASM_NN_V1, whole genome shotgun sequence genome has a segment encoding these proteins:
- the LOC122918293 gene encoding osteocalcin: protein MRPVTALTLLALAALCLAGPADAKPSGAESRRGAAFVAKREGSEVVRRLRRYLDPGLGAPAPYPDPLEPKREVCELNPDCDELADHIGFQDAYRRFYGTA, encoded by the exons ATGAGGCCCGTGACGGCCCTCACCCTGCTGGCCCTGGCTGCGCTCTGCCTGGCGGGCCCGGCCG ATGCGAAGCCCAGCGGTGCAGAGTCCCGCAGAGGAGCAG CCTTCGTGGCCAAGCGGGAGGGCAGCGAGGTGGTGAGGAGGCTCCGGCGCTACCTGGACCCCGGGCTGGG AGCCCCAGCCCCCTACCCGGACCCCCTGGAGCCCAAGAGGGAAGTCTGCGAGCTCAACCCCGACTGCGACGAGCTGGCTGACCACATCGGCTTCCAGGACGCTTACCGGCGCTTCTACGGCACGGCCTAG